The following coding sequences lie in one Alloacidobacterium dinghuense genomic window:
- a CDS encoding OmpA family protein, whose translation MTRTVRTSLQTVSALGALSLLLATGCSTKNYVRSQTTPVIEKTNELDDATATNNRNLHDVDQRAQAGITQAQNSANQANQAAQNAGTAASQANQSAQEAVNRADSLASVVGNLDNYKQIADAQVNFGFDKADLTRAEKQKLDDFAAQLNSQKSYILAITGGTDSTGAADYNYALSQRRAEAVVQYLASKYNVPPHRFYLIGIGKDQAVASNTSAAGRAKNRRVEIQMLTNMSGQSGAQTTAQASGTVKLPQEGQVNTPQ comes from the coding sequence ATGACTCGTACTGTCAGAACATCTTTGCAAACAGTTTCGGCGCTTGGTGCGCTGTCGCTGCTCTTGGCAACCGGCTGCTCGACTAAGAATTACGTACGCAGCCAAACGACGCCTGTTATTGAGAAGACCAATGAACTGGACGACGCGACTGCAACCAACAATCGTAATTTGCACGATGTCGATCAGCGCGCGCAAGCAGGGATCACACAGGCGCAGAACAGCGCGAACCAGGCAAATCAGGCTGCACAGAATGCGGGAACCGCAGCCTCTCAGGCAAACCAGTCAGCACAGGAAGCAGTCAATCGCGCAGATTCTCTCGCCAGCGTAGTTGGCAATCTGGACAACTACAAACAGATCGCCGATGCGCAGGTTAATTTCGGCTTTGATAAGGCCGATCTTACCCGCGCCGAAAAACAGAAGCTGGACGATTTTGCCGCTCAGCTGAACTCTCAAAAGAGCTACATTCTCGCGATTACCGGCGGAACAGATTCCACCGGTGCAGCTGACTATAACTATGCCCTCAGCCAGCGCCGCGCAGAGGCTGTCGTTCAGTATCTGGCCTCAAAGTACAACGTACCGCCGCATCGTTTCTATCTAATCGGAATCGGCAAAGATCAGGCAGTAGCTTCGAACACTTCTGCGGCTGGCCGCGCGAAGAATCGCCGCGTCGAAATCCAAATGCTTACGAATATGAGTGGCCAGAGCGGTGCACAGACGACTGCTCAGGCATCCGGAACTGTCAAGCTTCCGCAGGAAGGACAGGTTAACACTCCGCAGTAG
- a CDS encoding APC family permease, which translates to MPATQQATQTHDLPRVLGASHATAIVVGTIIGSGIFLVPHEMMGAVGNSGLVYLAWIVGGLLSLFGAMTYAELGAMMPYAGGEYVYIRNAYGDMPAFLYMWTWFAVAKPASIASVTSGLARTLAIFGVFAWLEQPVFHGSTILYWSQLFAIAATWLITGLNYLGMKKAGDFQLIFTWLKGVLIVVIAVFCFTSHTGSLANFRTSFTGAQGGFGGFMVAMIAVLWAYDGWNDLTMVAGEVKRPERSLPLALIAGLFIVGALYMATNAAIQYILPAAQIASSPRPAVAAMAVVSGHAGAILVSAAMGLSIFVTLNGTIMSGARVPFAAARDRLFFHGIAHIHPRFQSPSTSLVVQALLSTLLLLVVGRFQQLFELAIFAEWLFYMITATTIFVYRKRLPDAPRPYRVWGYPVLPALFVVASAVLLYFSYAENLKNSLVGTAIILAGIPLFLGIRRRYAAEAR; encoded by the coding sequence TTGCCAGCAACGCAGCAAGCCACACAAACTCACGATCTACCGCGCGTTCTGGGCGCGTCGCATGCGACGGCCATCGTTGTAGGCACGATCATCGGCAGCGGCATTTTTCTTGTTCCGCATGAGATGATGGGCGCGGTTGGGAATTCCGGCCTGGTGTATCTGGCGTGGATTGTAGGCGGCCTGCTCTCGCTCTTTGGCGCGATGACCTACGCGGAGCTGGGCGCGATGATGCCGTATGCGGGCGGCGAGTATGTCTACATTCGCAATGCCTACGGCGACATGCCGGCGTTTCTCTACATGTGGACGTGGTTTGCCGTGGCCAAGCCTGCTTCGATCGCCAGCGTGACCAGCGGGCTGGCGCGTACGCTGGCGATCTTTGGCGTCTTCGCATGGCTGGAGCAGCCGGTCTTTCATGGCTCGACGATCCTCTACTGGTCGCAGCTTTTTGCCATTGCTGCGACTTGGCTGATTACAGGGCTCAACTATCTCGGTATGAAAAAGGCAGGAGATTTTCAGCTCATCTTCACGTGGCTGAAGGGCGTGCTCATTGTTGTGATCGCTGTTTTCTGTTTCACCTCGCATACCGGGTCGCTGGCGAACTTCAGGACATCGTTTACGGGAGCGCAGGGCGGATTTGGCGGCTTTATGGTGGCGATGATTGCCGTGCTCTGGGCCTACGATGGCTGGAACGATCTGACGATGGTGGCAGGCGAGGTGAAGCGTCCGGAGCGCAGTTTGCCGCTGGCGCTGATTGCCGGGCTGTTCATTGTCGGCGCACTCTACATGGCGACGAATGCGGCGATCCAATACATTCTGCCGGCGGCGCAGATTGCCTCGTCACCGCGTCCCGCCGTGGCGGCGATGGCGGTCGTGTCGGGGCATGCGGGAGCGATTCTGGTTTCGGCCGCGATGGGGCTGAGCATATTTGTCACTTTGAACGGCACAATTATGTCGGGGGCGCGGGTTCCTTTTGCCGCCGCACGCGACCGGCTTTTCTTTCATGGCATCGCGCATATTCATCCGCGATTTCAGAGCCCATCGACTTCGCTGGTTGTGCAGGCTCTGCTCAGTACGCTGCTGCTGCTGGTCGTGGGGCGCTTCCAGCAGCTTTTTGAGCTGGCCATTTTTGCCGAATGGCTTTTCTACATGATTACGGCGACGACAATCTTTGTGTATCGGAAGCGATTGCCGGATGCGCCGAGGCCTTACCGGGTGTGGGGATATCCAGTGCTTCCGGCGCTGTTCGTTGTCGCTTCAGCGGTACTGCTCTATTTCTCCTACGCCGAGAACCTGAAGAACTCGCTGGTGGGAACGGCGATTATTCTGGCTGGCATTCCTCTGTTTCTGGGAATCCGGCGCAGATATGCGGCCGAGGCGCGCTAA
- the uvrC gene encoding excinuclease ABC subunit UvrC: MDLQEKIRTLPTRPGVYLYKNADDEVIYVGKAKNLRSRVRSYLMEASQANAKTGTLMREAVDLDYILVDNEHEALALENNLIKQRKPRFNILLRDDKTYPYVKLTLGDRYPKVFVTRRLRKDGSVYYGPYFPGNLAHRIVDLIHRSFLIPSCKVDLSRYHPRPCLQYYIKRCLGPCVEGLTTPEAYREAVRDTQMFLESRSAELGKSLEERMQVAAASEQFELAARYRDLLRTVSDLQEKQRIASTENDDADVFGYHFESGMLAVNLFHMRAGKIVDRREFFWEELPELMEAEDDAPSHVPAAFETGAFFSALLKQLYIDQQYVPRSIYVPVDFADRDALTDLLSQQTDRRIELAVPQRGEKRSLVDLAGQNAKQSFDQRFRVMQPSQKAIQETLQDIMVLPELPKRIECFDISHIQGAETVASLVVWENGTMKKSDYRKFQIKTVEGVDDFASMREVVTRRYKRISEENKAMPSLILIDGGLGQLHAAAAALEDLGFTSQPLASIAKREEIIYLYGQEDDPIVLDRRSPVLHLVQRIRDESHRFAVSYHRKRREMRDRDSELLQIPGVGARTRTRLLEHFGSLRSVQSADLQSLTAVVSRKTAEQIYTHFHPADFPILNQPA; encoded by the coding sequence ATGGATTTACAGGAGAAAATTCGGACGCTACCTACCAGGCCTGGCGTCTACCTGTACAAGAATGCCGACGATGAAGTGATCTACGTCGGCAAGGCCAAGAACCTCCGCTCGCGCGTGCGCTCGTACCTGATGGAGGCCTCGCAGGCCAACGCCAAAACCGGGACGCTGATGCGCGAAGCTGTCGATCTGGATTACATCCTGGTCGATAACGAGCACGAGGCGCTGGCGCTTGAGAACAACCTGATCAAGCAGCGCAAGCCGCGCTTCAACATCCTGCTGCGCGATGACAAGACGTATCCATACGTCAAACTCACGCTCGGAGACCGCTATCCCAAAGTCTTTGTCACGCGGCGTCTGCGCAAGGACGGCAGCGTCTATTACGGACCTTACTTTCCGGGGAACCTGGCGCATCGCATCGTCGACCTGATCCATCGCAGCTTCCTGATTCCGAGTTGCAAGGTAGATCTCTCGCGCTATCATCCGCGTCCTTGTCTGCAGTACTACATCAAGCGCTGTTTGGGCCCTTGCGTCGAAGGGTTGACGACTCCAGAGGCGTATCGCGAGGCGGTGCGCGATACCCAGATGTTTCTCGAGAGCCGCAGCGCGGAGCTTGGGAAGTCGCTCGAAGAGCGCATGCAGGTAGCAGCTGCGAGTGAGCAGTTTGAACTGGCTGCGCGCTATCGCGATCTGCTGCGCACGGTTTCCGATCTGCAGGAGAAGCAGCGTATCGCGTCAACCGAGAACGATGATGCTGATGTATTCGGTTACCACTTTGAGAGTGGCATGCTCGCAGTCAATCTCTTTCACATGCGCGCCGGAAAGATCGTGGACCGGCGAGAATTCTTCTGGGAGGAATTGCCGGAGTTGATGGAGGCGGAAGATGACGCGCCATCACATGTGCCTGCTGCGTTCGAAACGGGCGCATTCTTCTCGGCTCTACTGAAGCAGCTTTACATCGATCAGCAGTATGTTCCGCGAAGCATTTATGTGCCTGTCGATTTCGCGGACCGCGACGCGCTGACTGATCTTCTAAGCCAGCAGACTGATCGCAGGATCGAACTTGCCGTTCCGCAGCGCGGGGAGAAGCGGTCACTCGTCGATCTTGCCGGACAGAATGCGAAGCAGAGCTTCGACCAGCGTTTCCGTGTGATGCAGCCAAGCCAAAAGGCAATTCAGGAAACGTTGCAGGACATTATGGTGCTGCCTGAGTTGCCGAAGCGCATCGAGTGCTTCGATATCTCGCACATTCAGGGTGCGGAGACCGTTGCTTCGCTCGTCGTCTGGGAAAACGGCACGATGAAAAAGTCGGACTATCGCAAGTTCCAGATCAAGACGGTAGAAGGCGTTGATGATTTCGCGTCCATGCGCGAGGTGGTCACCCGGCGATACAAGCGCATCTCTGAAGAGAATAAGGCGATGCCCAGCCTGATCCTGATCGATGGCGGCCTGGGGCAACTGCATGCTGCTGCCGCCGCTCTTGAAGATCTGGGCTTCACCAGCCAGCCGCTGGCTTCGATTGCGAAGCGCGAGGAGATCATCTATCTCTACGGGCAGGAAGACGATCCGATTGTGCTCGATCGGCGCTCGCCGGTGCTGCACCTGGTGCAGCGGATTCGCGATGAGTCGCACCGTTTTGCCGTCAGCTATCACCGGAAGCGGCGGGAAATGCGCGATCGCGACTCCGAATTACTGCAAATTCCTGGCGTTGGAGCGCGAACAAGGACGCGTTTGCTGGAACATTTTGGCAGTTTACGCAGCGTTCAGAGCGCAGATCTTCAGTCGTTGACGGCGGTTGTTTCACGCAAAACGGCGGAGCAGATTTACACGCACTTTCACCCTGCGGACTTTCCGATTCTGAACCAGCCAGCCTGA
- the glgA gene encoding glycogen synthase GlgA: MHIAFVAPECAPFVKTGGLADAIESLPKEIARRGHQVTVYIPYYRQVSSHFPEKKVVISSITIPFQYYNRFVTVIDGGKHDGVQFYFIDNPELFDRETPYGTQAGEYLDNWERFGLFCRAVLEASKDLGVPDIFHMHDWQASMLSVYLRTVYYFDPALRNSGTLLTVHNAGYQGWFPPQTTEHLLLPWDIFTMDRVEQYNTFNFLKGGIVYSDSITTVSHKYAEEIQTPEFGNGLDGAFAKRAADLHGILNGVDYNKWNPENDGKIAAHYSPKDLSGKAQCRRDLLHAFGASNVRDDAAVLGIVSRLATQKGFDLTAQIIEQLSFENIFLIILGTGEPYYENLFRSLHERFPDKLSVRITYDETLAHKIHAGSDIYLMPSRYEPCGLNQIYSLKYGSVPVVRATGGLDDTIEEWNPEAKTGTGFKFHGYYADDYLRAVQRALAVFADKDAWQTLMRNGMLQDYSWIKPGEAYVKVYEEVARRRS; encoded by the coding sequence ATGCACATCGCCTTTGTCGCGCCAGAATGCGCGCCCTTTGTAAAAACCGGCGGACTCGCCGATGCCATCGAATCCCTTCCGAAAGAAATCGCCCGGCGCGGCCATCAGGTCACGGTCTATATCCCGTATTACCGCCAGGTGTCGAGTCATTTTCCTGAGAAGAAGGTCGTCATCTCCAGCATTACCATTCCATTCCAGTATTACAACCGCTTCGTCACAGTAATCGATGGCGGAAAGCACGACGGTGTCCAGTTCTACTTCATCGACAACCCCGAGCTCTTCGACCGCGAAACCCCTTACGGCACGCAAGCCGGCGAATACCTCGACAACTGGGAGCGCTTTGGACTCTTCTGCCGCGCCGTGCTCGAAGCCAGCAAGGATCTGGGCGTACCCGATATCTTCCACATGCACGACTGGCAGGCTTCGATGCTCTCCGTCTACCTGCGCACGGTCTACTATTTCGACCCCGCACTGCGCAACTCCGGCACCTTGCTCACCGTTCACAATGCCGGATATCAGGGTTGGTTCCCGCCGCAGACCACCGAACACCTGCTCCTGCCGTGGGATATCTTCACCATGGACCGCGTGGAGCAATACAACACCTTCAACTTCCTGAAGGGCGGCATCGTTTACTCCGACTCAATCACTACCGTCAGCCACAAATATGCGGAAGAGATTCAGACGCCGGAATTCGGCAACGGCCTCGACGGCGCATTCGCCAAGCGTGCCGCCGATCTGCACGGCATCCTGAACGGGGTTGACTACAACAAGTGGAACCCTGAGAACGATGGCAAAATCGCCGCCCACTATTCGCCCAAAGACCTCAGCGGCAAAGCCCAGTGCAGGCGCGACCTGCTTCACGCCTTCGGTGCATCCAATGTGAGAGACGACGCGGCAGTGCTTGGCATCGTCTCGCGCCTCGCGACTCAGAAGGGCTTCGACCTAACCGCACAGATCATCGAGCAGCTGAGCTTTGAAAATATCTTCCTCATTATCCTGGGCACGGGCGAGCCATATTACGAAAACCTCTTCCGCTCGCTCCATGAGCGCTTCCCGGATAAGCTCTCCGTGCGCATCACCTACGACGAAACGCTGGCTCACAAAATTCACGCCGGGTCCGACATCTACCTTATGCCGTCGCGTTATGAGCCCTGCGGCCTCAACCAGATCTACAGCCTCAAATACGGAAGCGTACCCGTCGTCCGCGCCACCGGCGGCCTCGACGACACCATAGAGGAATGGAACCCTGAAGCGAAGACCGGCACAGGGTTCAAATTCCATGGCTACTATGCCGACGATTATCTGCGAGCCGTGCAGCGTGCTCTCGCCGTCTTCGCCGACAAGGACGCATGGCAAACCCTGATGCGCAATGGCATGTTGCAGGATTACTCCTGGATCAAGCCAGGCGAAGCCTACGTCAAGGTGTACGAGGAAGTGGCGCGCAGAAGAAGTTAG
- a CDS encoding FecR family protein has translation MRHPENSHRRGWFSSHLVSQLLLTAALASVAYAQETNNVRSVRISHVEGTVQILDDNGVVFDQAHANMPVTEQMHLKTGDDGRAEVQFEDGSVARITPNSAVNFNKLERTSEGSTITQVEATGGLTYYEFNNRGGTYSVRVGPYTVSATKSSIFRVAMDQNPAQVAVMHGSVHIDTGNDGGLDVQTSQTATLDRKDTSSYDVAQNITADSWDQWNSDRDQQLAQMGARATMARAMGGNPDEPAWSDLDYYGNWYDMPGYGMGWMPAGLGGGFDPFGSGYWGYYPSYGYTWISSYPWGWLPYHCGAWNFFNSAGWMWFPGNCGYGAFGNGWYPVATVWNCPPNYLLPKRPITPVRGPVHMPPQQALVAVGHSPVEVHPRITEGGKPIAPPIRFEGKTLSPMEASVQPKAPGPLGQSFSVASGYVAPVRGGSGTLPGEGVRGMYPSSGAIPSGGAPRNTAMPIAPRSTAMPASPRSVAAPPSYHTAPSAGGGGSSHYSAPSSSSSFSSGAHMSAPASSGAASSGASHAH, from the coding sequence ATGCGGCACCCGGAGAATTCTCATCGCAGAGGATGGTTTTCAAGTCACCTTGTTTCTCAGTTGCTCCTCACCGCAGCATTAGCTTCCGTCGCTTATGCGCAGGAAACGAACAATGTGCGGTCTGTTCGCATCAGCCATGTGGAAGGCACGGTACAGATTCTCGATGACAATGGAGTCGTCTTCGATCAGGCACACGCGAATATGCCTGTCACCGAGCAGATGCACCTGAAAACCGGCGACGATGGACGCGCCGAGGTGCAGTTCGAGGACGGTAGCGTAGCCCGGATCACCCCCAACAGCGCCGTCAACTTCAATAAACTCGAGCGAACCAGTGAAGGCAGTACCATCACGCAGGTTGAGGCTACCGGTGGTCTCACCTACTACGAGTTCAACAATCGCGGTGGCACATATTCGGTCCGGGTCGGCCCCTATACGGTCTCAGCCACCAAGAGCAGCATCTTCCGGGTGGCGATGGATCAAAATCCCGCCCAGGTGGCCGTGATGCACGGATCGGTTCACATCGATACCGGAAATGATGGCGGTCTGGATGTGCAAACCAGCCAGACGGCCACACTCGACCGGAAGGATACCTCCAGCTACGATGTGGCCCAGAACATCACCGCGGACTCATGGGATCAGTGGAACTCGGATCGCGACCAGCAGTTAGCCCAAATGGGCGCTCGGGCAACGATGGCCCGCGCCATGGGTGGCAACCCGGATGAGCCTGCCTGGAGCGATCTCGATTACTACGGCAACTGGTACGACATGCCCGGATACGGCATGGGATGGATGCCGGCTGGCCTCGGCGGAGGTTTTGACCCGTTCGGCTCAGGCTATTGGGGATACTACCCCTCCTATGGCTATACCTGGATTTCGTCCTATCCGTGGGGCTGGCTGCCCTATCACTGCGGAGCCTGGAACTTCTTCAACAGTGCCGGCTGGATGTGGTTCCCCGGGAATTGCGGCTATGGAGCATTCGGAAACGGCTGGTACCCGGTAGCGACGGTGTGGAATTGCCCGCCAAATTATCTCCTTCCCAAACGTCCCATTACCCCCGTTCGTGGGCCGGTTCATATGCCGCCGCAACAAGCACTCGTAGCCGTCGGCCACAGTCCGGTTGAGGTTCATCCGCGCATCACGGAAGGCGGCAAGCCGATCGCGCCCCCGATTCGTTTTGAAGGCAAGACGCTTAGTCCGATGGAGGCCTCAGTCCAGCCGAAAGCGCCTGGGCCATTAGGTCAAAGCTTCAGCGTGGCATCGGGCTATGTTGCTCCTGTTCGCGGAGGTTCAGGCACGCTGCCCGGCGAAGGTGTCCGAGGCATGTATCCGAGCTCCGGAGCCATCCCATCTGGTGGCGCTCCGCGCAACACCGCGATGCCGATAGCCCCTCGAAGCACTGCTATGCCCGCATCTCCTCGAAGTGTAGCTGCGCCGCCCTCGTACCACACGGCTCCGAGCGCAGGAGGAGGCGGCTCGTCACACTACTCGGCTCCATCTTCATCTTCTTCATTTTCTTCGGGAGCTCACATGTCCGCTCCCGCGTCCTCCGGTGCTGCGTCGAGCGGCGCTTCTCACGCGCATTGA
- a CDS encoding ArnT family glycosyltransferase, protein MTTAASGVSHQTLRREERLRSILWVAFLFAALKLLIQIIGNVLAQRAGYGIFRDEMYYLVCGRHPAFGYVDQPPLVALQARLSELLFGYQTMWSLRLISAVAGAAKVFLTGVLVWAIGGGRRAAALAMLAVIAGGVYLGIDSYLSMNSFDPVLWMLCVLALIRIGQSESSAEIRNWWIVLGVSAGLAFENKDSVVFFLVAMLVALLLTPQRRILANRWFAVSVLLIVVVALPNFLWQVHYHFPTLEWLQRVQATGKDVKLPPLPFLWGQINMLTPHSVLLWGTGVLWLLFTKAERNLRFLGIFYMLFLALMMALHAKDYYLAPAYPVFFAAGAVAWFRWARHIVWRNALISVYAVIVVIGLVLFFPFSVPVLPPQQWIAYAEKLHYVSHDSEVEKDKPLLPQFYADRFGWQELAEKVGRIYNALPPQERAVTGIFGQNYGEAGAIDVLGRQYGLPEAISSHQTYWMWGPRGYTGQEMIVISDASMPQMLERYASCEVADRMDNPYSMPYERRPIYLCRGRKKPYEADWKELKLYH, encoded by the coding sequence ATGACAACTGCCGCTTCCGGTGTTTCGCATCAGACTCTGCGCCGCGAGGAGCGGCTGCGCTCCATTCTCTGGGTTGCGTTTCTCTTTGCTGCTCTCAAACTGCTGATCCAGATCATTGGCAATGTGCTGGCGCAGCGGGCGGGGTATGGGATTTTTCGCGATGAGATGTATTACCTCGTCTGCGGGCGGCATCCGGCGTTCGGCTATGTTGACCAGCCGCCGCTGGTCGCGCTGCAGGCACGCTTGAGCGAATTGCTGTTTGGCTACCAGACGATGTGGTCGCTGCGGCTGATTTCCGCAGTTGCAGGTGCGGCGAAAGTCTTTCTTACCGGCGTTCTGGTCTGGGCAATTGGCGGCGGACGCAGGGCTGCAGCCCTGGCGATGCTTGCGGTGATAGCCGGCGGCGTGTATCTCGGCATCGACAGCTATTTATCGATGAACTCGTTCGATCCTGTCTTGTGGATGCTCTGCGTGTTGGCGCTCATCCGGATTGGGCAATCGGAGTCATCCGCGGAGATTCGGAACTGGTGGATTGTTCTCGGCGTCAGCGCCGGGCTGGCTTTTGAAAACAAGGATTCCGTCGTTTTCTTTCTGGTTGCGATGCTGGTGGCATTGCTCCTCACGCCGCAGCGCCGCATCTTGGCGAACCGTTGGTTTGCGGTGTCGGTGCTGCTGATTGTTGTTGTCGCACTGCCGAATTTTCTCTGGCAGGTGCACTACCACTTCCCTACTTTGGAGTGGCTGCAAAGAGTGCAGGCTACGGGGAAAGATGTGAAACTGCCGCCGCTGCCGTTTCTGTGGGGGCAGATCAACATGCTGACGCCGCACAGCGTTCTGTTGTGGGGCACGGGCGTGCTCTGGCTGCTGTTTACAAAGGCGGAGCGGAACCTTCGCTTTCTTGGCATCTTCTATATGCTTTTTCTCGCCCTGATGATGGCCCTGCACGCGAAGGACTACTATCTTGCTCCGGCGTATCCAGTGTTTTTTGCGGCGGGCGCGGTGGCGTGGTTCCGGTGGGCGCGGCATATCGTATGGCGCAATGCGCTGATCAGCGTTTACGCGGTCATTGTGGTGATCGGCCTGGTTCTCTTTTTTCCCTTCTCTGTCCCAGTGCTTCCGCCCCAGCAGTGGATCGCTTATGCGGAGAAGCTGCACTATGTATCGCACGATTCGGAGGTCGAGAAAGACAAGCCGCTGCTGCCGCAGTTCTATGCCGACCGCTTTGGATGGCAGGAATTGGCGGAGAAGGTCGGGCGCATCTACAACGCGCTTCCGCCGCAGGAGCGGGCTGTGACGGGCATCTTTGGGCAGAACTATGGCGAGGCCGGCGCGATTGATGTATTGGGGCGCCAGTATGGATTGCCCGAGGCGATCAGCTCGCACCAGACCTATTGGATGTGGGGGCCGCGCGGCTATACGGGCCAGGAGATGATCGTGATTTCCGATGCGTCGATGCCGCAGATGCTGGAGCGCTACGCTTCATGCGAGGTTGCGGATCGAATGGACAATCCGTATTCCATGCCGTACGAGCGCAGGCCGATTTATTTATGCCGTGGCAGAAAGAAGCCGTATGAGGCAGACTGGAAAGAACTCAAGCTCTATCACTAG
- the pyrE gene encoding orotate phosphoribosyltransferase, with amino-acid sequence MATTYRDALLHLLSRISFKLGEFTLSSGATSDYYIDCRTTTLHAEGGRLTGLAILELLREQKIRAAAVGGLTLGADPIVSNVATASAWYAQEHHGAPLIHGFLVRKAEKTHGTGRRIEGFLEKGAPVLIVDDVCTTGASTIAAIEAARESGMKVVAVACLVEREEAKGRAAVEAAAQGAPFFALYTANDVRAAHVRQLAL; translated from the coding sequence ATGGCCACAACTTATCGCGATGCCCTGCTTCATCTCCTGTCCCGCATATCGTTCAAGCTGGGAGAATTCACGCTGTCTTCCGGCGCTACCAGCGATTACTACATCGATTGCCGCACCACCACTCTCCATGCAGAAGGCGGCCGGTTAACCGGGCTTGCAATTCTCGAATTGCTCCGCGAACAGAAGATTAGAGCCGCTGCGGTAGGCGGGCTTACGCTAGGCGCCGATCCCATCGTTTCGAATGTGGCAACGGCAAGTGCCTGGTATGCGCAGGAACACCACGGCGCTCCGCTGATTCACGGATTTCTCGTCCGCAAAGCAGAAAAAACGCACGGAACAGGACGGCGGATTGAAGGCTTCCTTGAAAAGGGGGCGCCTGTATTGATTGTCGACGACGTTTGCACCACCGGAGCGTCTACTATCGCGGCAATCGAGGCAGCGCGCGAGTCAGGCATGAAGGTGGTCGCCGTTGCCTGCCTCGTGGAGCGTGAAGAAGCGAAAGGTCGCGCGGCGGTCGAGGCTGCAGCGCAAGGTGCTCCCTTCTTCGCTCTTTACACCGCCAACGATGTGCGCGCGGCGCATGTGCGCCAGCTAGCTCTCTAA
- the rsmA gene encoding 16S rRNA (adenine(1518)-N(6)/adenine(1519)-N(6))-dimethyltransferase RsmA, translating into MPQKAKLGQNFLANRNARTRIVEALGDISEKTVVEIGPGKAAITELLAQKAQRLIAVELDRELAAGLRHRFAESNVEVVEQDILTVDLASFRDGEEKLFVVGNLPYYITSDILLHMFRYHDAILRAVVMMQREVADRVAAAPGSRDYGVLSATTQLYAHVEKLMTLPPGAFSPPPQVHSSVLRLTFAPRFAELAVDAEGFIAFLRQCFAQKRKTLLNNLRVAGFESANIAQAAQVAAISLQARAEALSLEEMARLYRALHGA; encoded by the coding sequence ATGCCGCAGAAAGCAAAATTAGGGCAAAACTTTCTTGCCAACCGTAATGCCCGCACGCGCATCGTGGAGGCGCTGGGCGATATTTCCGAGAAGACCGTGGTCGAGATCGGGCCGGGCAAGGCCGCGATTACCGAGCTTCTAGCGCAGAAGGCGCAGAGGCTGATTGCCGTCGAGCTGGATCGAGAATTGGCGGCCGGTTTAAGGCATCGGTTTGCGGAGAGCAATGTCGAAGTGGTCGAGCAGGACATTCTGACTGTCGACCTGGCTTCATTTCGCGATGGCGAGGAAAAGCTGTTCGTGGTGGGGAATCTTCCCTACTACATTACCTCGGATATTCTGCTGCACATGTTCCGCTATCACGACGCGATTTTGCGAGCGGTGGTGATGATGCAACGCGAGGTTGCCGATCGCGTGGCAGCGGCCCCAGGATCGCGTGATTATGGGGTGCTCTCGGCGACTACGCAACTCTATGCGCACGTGGAAAAGCTGATGACGCTGCCACCGGGCGCGTTCTCGCCGCCTCCTCAGGTGCATTCGAGCGTGCTGAGGCTTACGTTTGCTCCGCGCTTTGCTGAACTGGCGGTGGATGCAGAGGGATTTATTGCTTTCTTGCGACAGTGCTTTGCCCAGAAGCGCAAGACCCTGCTGAATAACCTGCGCGTGGCTGGATTCGAGTCTGCAAACATTGCTCAGGCGGCACAGGTTGCAGCTATCTCACTGCAGGCACGCGCTGAAGCGCTTTCGCTGGAAGAGATGGCCAGGCTGTACCGGGCATTGCACGGAGCTTGA
- a CDS encoding type II toxin-antitoxin system VapC family toxin yields MRRICWDTMLFIYLLEGNAAHVSRVRHILEHCYERGDDLCCSYLALAEIIAGAALSTDPKKETVIQNTIRDMGFHFLAFDQGAVLPFSRLRSKNKLRVADSIHLACAASAKVDLFLTGDKQLVKLHVPGVQFIADFNTPLI; encoded by the coding sequence GTGAGGCGCATTTGCTGGGATACTATGCTTTTCATTTACCTGCTTGAGGGAAATGCCGCGCATGTTTCGCGTGTGCGGCACATCCTGGAGCATTGTTATGAGCGAGGCGATGATCTCTGCTGCAGCTATCTGGCGCTTGCTGAAATCATCGCTGGAGCCGCTCTGTCTACCGATCCTAAGAAAGAGACCGTAATTCAGAATACGATTCGTGACATGGGTTTTCATTTTCTCGCTTTCGACCAAGGCGCCGTGCTTCCATTCAGCCGCCTGCGATCGAAGAACAAGTTGCGAGTAGCGGATTCCATTCACTTGGCGTGCGCGGCCTCTGCCAAGGTCGATCTCTTCCTGACCGGTGACAAACAACTGGTAAAGCTGCATGTTCCTGGTGTGCAGTTCATTGCCGATTTCAATACGCCGCTCATTTGA